The sequence GTTAGTGATTTGTTGCTCAGCTAATCTGATTATATAAAGCAGTTCGATGAGACAAAGCACGCAGTCTCTTGCGAGTAAAACAGTTCACTTTGGCAAGATAATAGCGTTCAACAAACGAAGATAAGGTACCTCATCTCTGGAAATCGACACGTTTCAAGATACGCGCACAAAACGTCACGGGACGTCATGTACAATGCGAAGGAGACATTCAAGACAAGCGCCGACAGCATCCTTCGGAGGAAGTTCGCTTGCGTGGCTCAGTCGAAATAAACGCACTTCTCCTGTGGGTTCATGGGTGAACCAGTCGGACACCGGAAGGCTCGAGCGAAAGCCGGGAAATTGCTGACGGCCTTGTTGCAGTCTCCCGTCAGAGCCTTGACTGGGCCGGCTCGGATACACATGCTGAAGCAGGCTGTAATAAAGAACACCTGTGCAAAAATTAGAATGAACAACGCGTTTACAATTAGTAATGCAACTCTGTACACATCAAGAACAAATGAAATGCTGGAAACGACTTTTTTATAAGTTATAGTGATGTACCTGACTTCGTTGTTAGAACCTTGTTATAGCAAACACTTAAGTCCATTTTTAAGAGCCTTTCttggtccgtccgtccgtgttcAGGCACGGACGGACTCCACCAGAGGAGTGGTCTACCGCAAGGTTGAACACACATTAAGAGTAAAGGCACGCAAGCCTGAACTTTCGAGTACCACGTGCACCGTGCTATACAGAATTAAACACAGTGCAAGAAATCAATCACGAGAATTGGCCAGCCGGCATTGTCTTTGTTCTAAGACTATGTCAGACATACATGTGGATTGTAGGCAAAACTAAGCAGTACGGTGAACAGTGAAAGTTGGTAGGTGTTCTCCGTTAACTTTTCGGCACTTGTGTCACGTGGTTTTCTATTTCGTCcttctgtcgttttttttttctcgcgctgaAAAATTACCTGCGCAAAACTAATTTTATGTTGAATGACCCATTTTACTTGCACTTATGTTCCTGGACTCAAACATTTCAGCGAATAAACCTATTCGAGCCCAATATCGCGGTCTATACTTGGTAGGAAGTGGGTGCGTTTAACGCTATACGGTTCGAGAGAAACAAAGGGACGTAGCATTTGTGTGAATCACAAGCTTTGTAAGGTGTGCCTTGTCGAAGCTGAGAATACAACGATTAATTTCTCACGAATAAGGGAATATTCCGAACTTACGCAGTGCCGTGGTTCTGTATTATGAGCAAGTGGGACAAGTAGGCTGAGAAAGGGCTGTGGTTTTACCGGTTCCACAATTCAGATTGAGCACCCTAATCAGAGAAGCCATTCTCATTGGCTATTGGTAATGCAAGTCATGTTAGTTTTCAATAAAAGGCATCACTAATTGCCAAAAAGAACATGCAGATTCAGCTTGCATTGTGCAGTCCTTCAACTAAAACAAGCGGCATTTATGCTTTTCTCTTTAAAGATGAAGCCATTGAAGAAAGCTTTTATGAAACGTTTCGTAATAATATATAAAACGTAAGACTAGATTGCTCACCTTGCACAAATTGATGCCATAGTGGCTTATTTCACAATGTTGCGAAATGTATGTGGTCTTATTGCCTTATGGGCGCTACCACGTATGGAAATTTTGGAATAAATAAATTGCACCCGGCTACTCTCACACACAAGACGTGAATCAAAATAAGAGTGGAAATTCGACTGAAAGGTGTAGTGCGAGGCATCCGAAGTCGGGGACATGATAAGGCGCCTGCAGGTGAAGCATAACGACAGGGTGCCCACCTGCTCCTCTCTCCAAACATCCGATAGCGGCAGACTTGTGTCAGACTCTCGCCTCTGCCTCAGAAACGCCTCATATGCCAACTGCATGGCAGGCACCTCCGGAAAGATGTCTTCGCCGGATGACAAGCATTTGGCCGTCATCAACGTCTCTTTGCGCCAGCGTGACGTCACCCAGGAGTCGTTGATGCGCCCCGCCGGATCTATCTACAAAAGACCACCGGTCATGGGTTTAAATAAATTGTGTTAGAGCCGTTCCCATATCAGTTGACGGAACCATCCAACGATACACAGTGTGATTCATAGTGCACAGCAATACAATGAGCCGATTTCTTAAAAAAGCACACATCCTCCCAttgcctcttctcttttttttttttaatcatggggttttacgtgccaaaaccactttctgattatgaggaacgccggcCGTAGTctgggacttcggaaatttgtaccagttggggttctttaacgtgcacctaaatctaagcacacgggtgttttcgcattttgccaccatcaaaatgcggccaccgtggccggaatATTGCCTCTTCTAAATCGGTTCATTTGTGGAAGCGATGATCTCATTGAAATCAGAAGCATCCACCGTGATCCCGTATTGCCATCGAGCAAGTGTCGCCCGTTCCTAGTGTAATACATTTTTCAGCCCTGAAGACTCAACTTTCTCCATTTGTGCACGAGTGGTATTCTTCGTGTACTCTAACGCCCATATTATTTACAACCCAACTCTTCCTCACTTCGCTGATATGGTCAAATCTGAGCATTTCATTCATACAGCTACAGTCAAGGGATCACCATATCCAAATTTATAAAAGGGAGAGATATGTAAAGAAAGCATACGCGATGACAACATGGATACACCGGGAGAatatctgtgtgcgtgtgtgaagaTAACATTAAAGAAACGCTGTTGGTTTTTTTTATGACTGACTGTCTGGCGTGCTCCTCAACAACTTAAGTTTTTGATAAGCGAAGGGCTCAAACAATATTagctattccactctgtgaaggtagatgaccagcgaaactggggacgtattctgaaacggtTCCCTTGGCGACACTATCCCCTCGGCGAGAGTATCGCCGTCAGGGGGCACCGATTGGTTGGTTGGGCGAAATCGGATGACGTAGTGTTCAACCAGGCATTGAGCTCCCCCGATTTCGCTAaaacagccaatcagcgcgcgcccaTGGTGAAGGCGTGGCCAGGGCGCTAGTATCGTCAAAAGCGACCGGTTCAGTGGTTGAACCCAGTTCAACGTCTTATATAGATGTGACAGAGAATATTGAACAAAGATACGGGCACATTTATTTTCCTGATTCGTGGTTGTGGTGACGATAGGTACGCGTACACATTGTTCTAACACTTAGGTTATTAAATGTGTGATCATTTTAAAGCCTCCCTAACGAAAAATTTCTTCGTCACGTAaggcaatgaatggctcataccctcttaTGCAATGTCTCTCAATCccataaacaagcaaaaaaaattatctaCCTGTGAGTCTAATGATATTGCAAATGGTACTTATTGATAAGTCATCCACTGAAAATACGTATACAATGGATGGGACGTTTAAGCTTTTGCGTAATATCAAGTGATCTTGCATCAAATTTGGGAGCTGAGTATTTGCACCCACAGGTTTGTTGACAGACACTAAAataaaaatgcacggaaccctatccatacacagcttcgctgtaaaacatacTGAGAATGGCACAATCCCTAAAGATATCAAGAATAATACTGCCTAATCTGCCAGATTCCTCATACAAGAGGGCAGACTTGTACATAACGAATTACAAGTAATTAGTTACGTGTAAACTATTGCGTTCCTGGTAATTTTGTAATTTACTATTTGTTTAGCTTAGTTGGTAATGCTCACTGTAACTTAATTACATATTTCGGTAATCAATTACACGTAACTAGATAATTTTACACGACACATACTATGACACGCGTCACAACTCTCAGTACATATATTTTGCGGGAACTACTGTGctgaaaagaatgaaaacatgtgCAATGGCTCACCTCCTTCGCCCAGTCAGCGTCCTGCAGCTACACCTCACTCACCTGACACTGGCATACTTGCAGATTTGCAAGCCTTTCTTGACTCTCAGCCTATCTCTCCTAATGaatttctctctgtctgtctgtctctctcactCTCGCGCCCtcgctctctcgctctttctctcgctctccccCTCTGTTGGAAGTTCTTTCGCGGATTTCATGAGCACTAAAAGCCGCTGCTCAAAAATGCTTCGCTTAGTGCAGTCTGACTTCTCCCACACAGACAGAAGTTCTTGGCGGTGAAACGCatgtttctgtgtgtgttttaTTTCACATGAACATAACTTTTCAAAATTTACTCTGGCCAATAGCACAAATCTGTTTCGACCAAGTCCATGATACGGTAGCCGAATATATTCAAGTGGTATTTCTATAATGCGATGGCAGCGTCGGACGTCCGTGTCAGAAAATCACCGATGGGTGAGTTATCAGTTTCTAGCTTGCGCTGTCGAGAGCGCCTTCCCGAGTCTTGTGAGCAATGTTCGAGCATTACACCACAGTGCTCTCCTTCAGCCCGCACGTTGGGCAATGTTTCAGTGTTTGCCACAGATTGGacaaactttattaaaggtcctgcaggacgctaGTCAGCGCGAGTGGGCGTAtaccacgcagggaccgacagcgAGTACCTGGCGGtagctgcgcgagcctgctggacgacCCTGTCACCACAGTTGTCTCaagaaagaaaggggggaagAATACCAAAGGAAATTTGCAAATCAAAGGCTGCAGAGAACACATAGACAGAACTAGACCAGCTCATACGCGGCACTTTATTTTTGCGATGTTATAAAAATAGGGCGGAAATTAACGTTAAGGTAATCCGATAAGCTTTATTATTTGCTCAATTACATTCGCGGGGCAGTAACTGgtaactgtaatcaattacatttttgtaAATGTAACAATGATTGTAGTCATTTACCTTTCTTCTTGAACGTGTACAAATCTGTCAGTTGGCTATTGTGTGGGTGCGACTTTTAAATAGATACTTGTAGCCAGAGGTTTTCGTTTAAACAGAGCATCAACGCAAGAGTATTTATTTCATTGTTTCGTTTCGCACCAGTAAACCGTCCTGTACAGAAGAGTGGAAGTACATAAAGATAATTCGGTACATTAGGCCTCGTCTCTGATTGTCGATGCCAATTCCGGAGCTTACCATGAGACCCGTGCTATCCAGAGCTTTGACCAGTTCCCTGGCGAAGCCAAAGCCCAGGCCTCCGTGATCCACGGCGGCTGTTCCTTGGGCGTAGAAGACTGGCCTCGCCAACGCCGTCACGGCGATAGACACCATGTTGAGCAGGTAGTCGTAGGCGAACAATGGGAGCACGAAGTTTGGTCGCAGTGCCAACGCTTGCGAGTAGCGAGGTTGCTCGGCCAGCTGCCGGAGTCGTTCGTGCCCGTGCACCCAGTATTCGGCGACCGAGTCCTTGTGCGGCGCGAAGGTGGCGTACATTTCGTTGAGGCCACGCCACGTGAGCAGCAAGTCCGGAGGCCAGAGAGATACGCGAGTGTTGTTGAGTTTCGCGATGACGGCCGTGCGTGATGGGTCATTTCCCCACGACAGCCGGTTGACTCCGTTGACGGCCGCGTTGATGATGTAGGTCAGGGTGCGGTTCACTTGCATTCGTGCCTGAAGGGTGTTGAAAGAGTGCCCCGTGATCGaggataaataaaaaagaaaagacagtttAATATAACACCTTTATTTGACGCAGGAAGGACAGAAAAATGCACATCAGTTTTCCACATATACCCCTTACACGGCGTTCAAGTTTCGGTATCGTGCAATGATCGTGTGCACCCATCCACGACGAACATGTTTTGTTGCTCACGAAGCCATATCTGCACTGGTTGCTGGGTCTTGTCATTTGAATCGAACCAGTGACCATGCAAAGCCTTGAACAAATGAACAAAGATGCGGTGATTTGATGGCACCAGTTCAGTGCATTAGGGAGTATAGTGAAGAGCTAACAGCCGACAGTGCATGTCACCAGGTTTGACGCCCCTGCGTACACAGAAAATGCACTACGGCGCTCAGTTTTACGATGGTGCAGTTCTGTAGTCGTGCATGCATACGTGCGACGATTTTCCTCGGCAGCTCTCAGCTATGTGGTGCGCTGACGGATAGTCCTCCTTCCACGGCCCTACAAATATACACGTAAGGCGATattacgtaaagctattccaaaattttctattccaattcagcaatcagcactccgcgattggtcaaaaattgtTTTGAACAGCCACCACTTTGCTTTTCTGTCAGGCGACGTTACGTAAAGCGCGATAgctacccatctgatatgacgcgtacacactgattgtgcatgattggaccgaacgaaagaaaaaatagctatttcttattcgacgctttttcgccataagcttcggctattggtcaaacgttttcgggctgcacccactccgtctgcctgtcacgcggcgtcacaaaaccgcgataactcagcccgtcaaagtgacgttcgcgcgttaaagatgcattattatcccgaacaaaactgaattttcttctgaatatccGCAGGCTGctccattccgaaaggaataaaagatggctgccgcggattgctcaggcactggttACTTACACCTGCCGGGcagcatgggtttatttacgtacaacaaagctttctgcgtggccgtgttacgttttcgagcactttcggcatgtttacaacctcgttctgccaactattccttgctaaggatctgttttagcgtcattgttAGGCTTTCGTAGCATGccccgcgattttcgaccagcgacCTCAAGCTaattaagggaaagcggaccaatcgcagacacctgCATCACCCTCTTACGCGGTTACGATTTTCAGTGTACTGGCTAGGCTCCATCCAATCCCTTTCCACTTaagcgtactcctcgcctcttgtcagccaattagacaagacaagctTCTCAGTGCAgacaatgttatttgtttttcaagcaagaaattgacctcctataaacgaggggaGTGTTTGATTGCtttgttcagacaaccatgcGGATGGCCGCCcgttgcttgcgtcggcggttagtCAAATTTGActtcagcagattggaataaacacatattggaataattttacgttatagagcccatgataagatcacacacacacacacacacacacacacacaccataacctttagttgttttttattcacCCTCGCAGATCACGGCATTTGTTCGCAGGTGACCTCACCATCTTAACACAAAAGCGTGCATTACGAACAAATTCTAGACTGTCAAACATCAGTTTACACACAAGGAACATTGTCCTACGTGTGTTTGCTTCATTTAGTGCGTCGTACCCAATATTCTTATTCCAGGAACCTAATTGCAGTCTCTAGCTTAGAGCATTCTGGACAGAATAGTAGCACGTGCAATAACCTAAACACTTATAATAATCGCACTTTTTGTACAGGGTGAAATTTGCACCCTAATGAAACTACATGTCGAATGACTGTGCTGCTGGACAATCTTAACCAACAATGAAACTACTGTCAACTTTTTTCAGCTGGAACTGCTGCTCTGTAATGAATTTGCGTGCATTTTCAAATGTTTGATAGCCTGCCAGAGAAGCTGACTAGCTACAAACACCAAGTAACTTACTTCATCGGAAAAtatgagtagaaaaaaaaaagcactcaaaAAAGGAAACCCTCATGTACTCCGAGAAAAGAAGCATCGTTTGTCTAAGAAAATATGAGATACTTCGAGTATTTCTGGTGTGCATAAATTTGTAATATGGTGGAAGGCAGCAACTAATGCTGGTTGTTTTTCACATAATAAATCAAATCTTAatgcgcaacaaaaaagacacggacgtaagaAAACAAtacacgccaagcgcaagacaaGCCCGTGCTTTTTTGTTGCGCAGTAATACTTGAGTAAgggttaccaacttgcccggaatgctgctcacATATTAACTGTTGTCGAAAGTGGATTAGACTATTACACATATTAAAATATCCTGCAGATACTTACAAGCCAAATTACCTCGTAGCCTCAAAGTACGCCGACGTCTTACtattgctgcctcttgaaaaagGTTACCTGACCTGCTGCGATTCGATTTTCACACGAATTTGGCTATTAGGAATTGGCAATTGAGGCCTTCAGGGGCAGTCTTGCAGGGGCACACTTTTTAGTTGCGTCGAGAAAAGCcactcctcccctccccccgcccccgccAAACGCACCGTCATTTACATGGCTGAAACATGCCAGCCGAACTGACAACGATATAAAATGCCGTGCATCAACAAGATCATTCTCGTAGCATAGCAGTAGTTTACCACATGACTGAATTGTGCGTAAGCGCCTCCAGGTTCATAGGAGTTTAGAAGGTTAATTCAGCGATATTGCTTAAGACTGTGCTTTAGGTATTTCGCCAACTTAGAGAAGTCGGCAATGAGTTGAAAACTGTACCAGTTGCTGAAGACGTTTTCTGCAATTTTTTATTGGTCTGTTTTTACCCAACCACTTGCGGGTACAACACCtcatagatttattttttcgtatttattcttttattttactCCTTAGACAAGTGCACGTGTGTTAAACATTCCATGGAAAGACAGGTGAAGTGCCTAGCCGACAAATAAAACCAAGGCTGACCTGTAGCGTCAGGCGCGTCGCCACGTAGACCGACGTCAGGAGAACACCGTACGAAGCTTCGACTTCGGTGGCACAGAAAACTGGCCTGTTTTCCACGCCCTTATCCTGATCGCCATACTTGTTCTTCAATAGGTCAATGTCACCTAGTGGCGCGAACACCTGCACGTTGAATGATCcattcgttccttttttttttttttttgcgagagcaAAAGTGCTAACATACGTGTTCATATCGAAATGCGGTgggtttcatttttttcttttaaaactTGAATGTCTGTTGTTCGAGCGCTCTACGCGTATTCACCTGGCTGCAGATGCGGCGAGGTTAAGTTTACTCTCTACGGCTACATTTATTGGGATAGCACTTACGCAGACGCTCGAGCCAAAGCCACGCCGTCATGCGGTCACAATACTGGCATCGCAAGCAGGACAAGCACGCAGAGGGTTTTAAGCGTTTCGAAAGATGCGAAGTGCGTTTTGGTGAAAAAAAATACCATAGTTGCTCCACTCAATTGGCTTGGTGGTATAGATAAGGCAGAGTTCTGTCGTTCGCTGCCGTCATGAGTGCTACGTGCATGCAAAATAtcctcgcggacaacttttcttggctgtGAAGGAAATGGCGCGGAGTCAAAGCGCGCCCATGGTAATGCTGCTGGAAGTTTAGTACAGCAATTATGTTTACATTATCTATCATTTATAACTGAACGTCGCGCCTGCTATGTTTTTCTACAGCACGCGTTTGCAAGGGTAGCTTACGTTCACATGTCAGCTGGTGATGTCGTATtttactgtcttttttttttacagctaagctgtataTCGCTGGCATTCCCGGGATTTCTTTGTCTCGGCACCTGAACATTCAACCAATCACAGCTTGAGGCGCGCGCCGCGTGCGCTGCTGTACAGCACCACCAGGTGGCGCTCGTCTCCGCGCATCCGAGTCAGCGGCGGCCGGAGCCATGCGatacaaggaaaaaaataacCAGAAGGCACGCCTTCACGCATACCATTCGCGGCAAGCGATTTCAGGTAAAGattgcggttgcataagctgcagttgccgggaagcggcaactgcagGATACGAAGCAGGGAATGACGTAACGACACTTTCTGATGTAAAAAGaaaacccgcctagcaactgatttcactTGTGTTCTGGTGTTGCTACGGTAAGGTCACGCATACATGGGACTCCTGAAGAATAGCGTGAACGCCATGAACCGtgacgggaacagcaacgtcagtATGCACAACGGCGTCATGCTCACGCTAAACAGGACACACtggttcctgcccaaagcaagccGCGCACATTTAGGACGCCTAAAGAGCAGTGCGAATACAATGAGCGATGAAAGGAACCGCAACGTCAATGTACCCAATGGTGTCgtgctcaggctcggcaggaccgagttcaaggc comes from Dermacentor andersoni chromosome 9, qqDerAnde1_hic_scaffold, whole genome shotgun sequence and encodes:
- the LOC129383879 gene encoding neprilysin-1-like — translated: MQVNRTLTYIINAAVNGVNRLSWGNDPSRTAVIAKLNNTRVSLWPPDLLLTWRGLNEMYATFAPHKDSVAEYWVHGHERLRQLAEQPRYSQALALRPNFVLPLFAYDYLLNMVSIAVTALARPVFYAQGTAAVDHGGLGFGFARELVKALDSTGLMIDPAGRINDSWVTSRWRKETLMTAKCLSSGEDIFPEVPAMQLAYEAFLRQRRESDTSLPLSDVWREEQVFFITACFSMCIRAGPVKALTGDCNKAVSNFPAFARAFRCPTGSPMNPQEKCVYFD